The genomic stretch GACGCGCGGCTGTATTATTCGCCGGTCGCGTCGATTTTCCTCGATTTCGAGCGCGTCGATATCGGCGTCGCGTATCACGGAGAGAACTACGGCTATTTCGGCGATATCGTCACGGACGCGCAGGCGAATGTCGGCGATTCGCGGCTCGCGGACCTGCCGCTCGTGCTGCAATTCCAGGACACCTTCGTGCCGACGAACGTCGCCGTCGGCGCGTCCTTCAAAATCACGGACGACTTCCTCGCGGCGGTCGAGGGCACCTGGTATCACTGGGGCCGGTTTGATGAACAGGTTTCGAGCAACGATCTGCCGCGCGAGGATATCGACATCGATTTCGTCGATACCTACGTTCCGCGCGTGGGTCTCGAATACCACCTCACCGAAAGCCTGCCGGTGCGCGCCGGCTACAGCTATCAGATGACGCCGATGCGCAAAGCCGGCAGCCGCAACAACGTATTCCTGGACAACGACCGCCACGTCGGGTCGTTCGGGCTCGGCTACACGTTCCAGGATCCGCCGGTGTTCGCGACTCCGGTGTCGATCGACGCATCGTATTTCCACATGTACCTCGTGCCGAACGAAACGGAAGTCGCCGGCGGCGCAACATACGAGAGCGAAGGGAACGTGAACGGCGGTATCGCGTCGCTCACGC from bacterium encodes the following:
- a CDS encoding outer membrane protein transport protein translates to MLRRILRGLLVLLLCPLAAEASQTFVPADYGLTARGVAMGNAMTAVEGDGSLIYANPAAMAKTSNSYTNFGYMMVAPRLQGGPKGDMDEFDEGNNFVLTNLVLNLNPLLKADRPLAFGLSMYFDRNMRSLIQFVDVEDPDGHFYRYGRTSTMATNTLGLGVTDWLYVGGGALITLRGETDFKVTTDLAGNTSDEGMILDARLYYSPVASIFLDFERVDIGVAYHGENYGYFGDIVTDAQANVGDSRLADLPLVLQFQDTFVPTNVAVGASFKITDDFLAAVEGTWYHWGRFDEQVSSNDLPREDIDIDFVDTYVPRVGLEYHLTESLPVRAGYSYQMTPMRKAGSRNNVFLDNDRHVGSFGLGYTFQDPPVFATPVSIDASYFHMYLVPNETEVAGGATYESEGNVNGGIASLTLRF